The following are encoded together in the Pedobacter steynii genome:
- a CDS encoding Hpt domain-containing protein: MIDPNKNNEPLDLSYLKDMSGDSAEFIIEMLDLFKAQTPAYVADLGKAIADKDWARASSCAHKIKPTFAYVGRNDAKDHMQMMERNARELNNVEELPQAFSEISAFAEVLYRQLDQAKAELEKRL; encoded by the coding sequence TTCCTACCTTAAGGATATGTCTGGAGATAGCGCTGAATTTATTATAGAAATGTTAGACCTGTTTAAAGCTCAGACTCCCGCTTATGTTGCGGACTTAGGAAAGGCTATTGCAGATAAAGACTGGGCACGTGCTTCGAGCTGTGCACATAAGATAAAGCCTACTTTTGCATACGTAGGGCGCAATGATGCTAAAGATCATATGCAAATGATGGAGCGTAATGCCAGGGAACTGAATAATGTGGAGGAATTACCACAGGCATTTAGCGAGATCAGTGCTTTTGCGGAAGTTTTATACAGACAACTGGATCAGGCTAAAGCCGAATTGGAAAAACGGCTTTAA
- the pssA gene encoding CDP-diacylglycerol--serine O-phosphatidyltransferase, with protein sequence MIVKQIPNAITSANLFTGCIGIVFAFNQDLRSAALCILISLIIDFFDGFAARLLNVSGPMGKELDSLADMVSFGVLPSVILFHMAPKSFFGYTDFPVLSYLAFFVAVFSAYRLAKFNLDTRQTDKFIGVPTPAISAVIASVPFIYESDVFYFDSSTTTVLLYLAFIPLVCYLLISELPLIALKFKSFGLAENTFRYILIVSSVLLLTLFKFVGIPLILVLYIILSIIEHKTAKS encoded by the coding sequence ATGATAGTTAAACAGATCCCCAATGCCATTACTTCCGCGAACCTGTTCACCGGATGTATTGGTATTGTTTTCGCTTTCAACCAGGATTTAAGGTCTGCTGCTTTATGCATCCTTATTTCCTTAATCATTGACTTCTTTGATGGTTTTGCGGCCCGCCTGCTAAATGTAAGTGGGCCCATGGGCAAGGAACTGGATTCCCTGGCAGATATGGTGAGTTTTGGCGTACTGCCATCAGTCATCTTATTTCATATGGCTCCAAAATCCTTTTTTGGTTATACTGATTTCCCGGTCCTTTCTTACCTTGCTTTTTTTGTGGCTGTATTTTCGGCTTACCGGCTGGCAAAATTCAATCTGGACACCAGACAAACAGATAAATTCATAGGCGTTCCTACTCCTGCAATTTCAGCAGTAATCGCTTCTGTACCGTTTATTTACGAAAGTGATGTGTTTTATTTTGACAGTTCAACAACTACAGTTCTGTTATATCTGGCTTTTATTCCATTGGTATGTTACCTGTTGATTAGTGAACTGCCTTTAATCGCATTAAAATTCAAGAGCTTTGGTTTGGCGGAAAACACATTCAGATACATCTTAATTGTCTCGTCTGTATTGTTGCTCACCCTCTTCAAATTTGTTGGTATTCCACTTATTTTAGTTCTATATATCATATTGTCTATCATAGAACATAAAACGGCTAAAAGTTAA
- the rho gene encoding transcription termination factor Rho: protein MFNKTELNEKLTAELREIAKTQGILNADELRKAELVEIIAQITEQQQAAESVEGEAPVKATKTKTVKENTAEKPTRKRIRITPKEEEESKNNNFNRTSLFDDEPVQASPVKEEKKISAQSKVVAPPSEAAAEVISEVKEEAVAAPPVQEMKKHRPARDENNRAPKNPNNINNNGNQKQNENSYSNLDFDNTITNEGVLEIMPDGYGFLRSADYNYLSSPDDIYVSQSQIKLFGLKTGDTVKGSIRPPKEGEKYFPLVRVETINGRLPADVRDRVPFDYLTPLFPTERLNLYTESNNYSTRIIDLFTPIGKGQRGLIVAQPKTGKTNLLKEVANAIAKNHPEVYLIILLIDERPEEVTDMARSVRAEVIASTFDEPAERHVKIANIVLEKAKRLVECGHDVVILLDSITRLARAYNTTAPASGKILSGGVDANALHKPKRFFGAARNIERGGSLTILATALTDTGSKMDEVIFEEFKGTGNMELQLDRKLSNKRIFPAIDITASSTRRDDLLHDRDTLQRVWILRNHLADMNAQEAMEFVQQQIRNTKTNEEFLISMNS, encoded by the coding sequence ATGTTTAATAAAACAGAATTAAATGAAAAGCTCACCGCCGAGTTGCGTGAGATTGCTAAAACCCAGGGTATCCTAAATGCCGATGAGTTGCGTAAAGCCGAACTAGTTGAAATTATCGCACAAATCACAGAACAGCAACAAGCTGCGGAATCGGTTGAAGGTGAAGCACCTGTTAAAGCGACAAAAACAAAAACTGTAAAAGAAAATACTGCTGAAAAACCAACCAGAAAAAGGATCAGAATAACGCCTAAAGAGGAAGAAGAAAGCAAGAATAATAACTTTAACAGGACATCCTTATTTGACGATGAGCCTGTTCAGGCCAGTCCGGTTAAAGAAGAGAAAAAAATATCAGCTCAGTCAAAAGTGGTGGCTCCACCTTCGGAAGCTGCTGCAGAAGTTATTTCTGAAGTGAAAGAAGAAGCTGTTGCAGCACCTCCTGTTCAGGAAATGAAAAAACACCGTCCCGCAAGAGACGAAAACAACAGGGCTCCAAAAAATCCTAATAACATTAATAATAACGGAAATCAGAAACAGAACGAGAATAGCTATTCAAATCTGGATTTCGACAATACCATTACTAACGAAGGGGTATTAGAGATTATGCCTGATGGATATGGCTTTTTAAGATCTGCAGATTATAATTACCTATCTTCACCAGATGATATTTATGTATCACAATCACAAATCAAACTCTTTGGTTTGAAAACAGGTGATACAGTAAAAGGAAGTATCCGTCCTCCAAAAGAGGGAGAAAAATATTTTCCATTGGTAAGAGTGGAAACCATTAACGGACGTTTACCTGCTGATGTAAGGGACCGTGTTCCTTTTGATTATCTGACCCCTCTCTTTCCTACAGAAAGATTGAATCTTTATACAGAAAGTAATAATTATTCTACCCGCATCATTGACTTATTTACGCCAATAGGTAAAGGACAACGTGGGTTAATCGTGGCTCAACCTAAGACAGGTAAGACCAATCTATTAAAAGAGGTAGCGAATGCCATTGCGAAAAACCATCCTGAAGTTTACCTGATCATTCTATTGATTGATGAGCGTCCTGAGGAGGTAACAGATATGGCAAGAAGCGTAAGAGCTGAAGTTATTGCCTCTACATTTGATGAACCGGCAGAAAGACATGTTAAAATTGCAAATATTGTACTTGAAAAAGCAAAACGCCTGGTAGAATGCGGTCATGATGTAGTGATTCTTCTGGATTCGATCACAAGATTAGCCAGGGCGTACAATACGACTGCCCCTGCTTCAGGAAAGATCCTGTCAGGTGGTGTGGATGCAAATGCTTTACATAAACCTAAACGTTTCTTCGGTGCGGCACGTAATATTGAAAGAGGTGGCTCATTAACCATTCTTGCAACTGCCTTAACAGACACCGGCTCTAAAATGGACGAGGTTATCTTTGAAGAATTTAAAGGTACCGGTAACATGGAGCTTCAACTGGATCGTAAGTTATCTAACAAACGTATTTTCCCTGCAATTGACATTACTGCTTCAAGTACCAGAAGAGATGATTTACTGCACGACAGAGACACGTTACAACGTGTTTGGATCCTGCGTAACCACCTTGCAGATATGAACGCACAGGAAGCCATGGAGTTTGTACAGCAGCAGATCAGAAATACAAAGACAAATGAAGAGTTCCTGATTTCCATGAATAGCTAA
- the pyrF gene encoding orotidine-5'-phosphate decarboxylase, whose amino-acid sequence MNKKQLFEQIQLKKSFLCVGLDPVMENIPKHLLKYENPVLEFNKQIIDVTKDLCVAYKPNTAFFESMGLKGWDTLIKTWKYIPKDIFTIADAKRGDIGNTSAMYADAFFNEAKSDMSFDAITVAPYMGKDSVGPFLNHKDKWVILLALTSNAGHSDFQLHQTPEGKLYEEVIRISSQWADSEQLMYVVGATRGTEFKNIRRLAPDNFLLVPGVGAQGGSLADVCEYGLNKECGLLVNSARGIIYASNGEDFADRAREEALKLQQEMEQILASAKLI is encoded by the coding sequence ATGAATAAAAAACAGCTATTTGAGCAGATCCAATTAAAAAAATCTTTTTTATGTGTAGGCTTAGATCCAGTAATGGAGAATATTCCTAAACACCTCTTAAAATACGAAAATCCGGTTTTGGAATTTAATAAGCAGATTATTGATGTGACTAAAGACCTGTGTGTTGCTTATAAACCCAACACTGCTTTCTTTGAATCTATGGGATTAAAAGGATGGGACACCTTGATCAAAACCTGGAAATATATTCCCAAAGATATTTTCACTATTGCTGATGCAAAAAGGGGAGATATTGGGAATACTTCTGCCATGTATGCAGATGCTTTTTTTAACGAAGCAAAGTCTGACATGAGTTTTGATGCCATTACAGTTGCGCCTTATATGGGGAAAGATTCTGTAGGACCGTTCCTGAACCACAAAGATAAATGGGTAATTCTGCTTGCATTAACTTCAAATGCCGGGCATAGTGATTTTCAGCTGCATCAGACTCCTGAAGGAAAACTTTATGAGGAGGTGATCCGGATTTCTTCCCAATGGGCAGATAGTGAACAATTGATGTATGTGGTTGGGGCAACCAGAGGAACCGAATTCAAAAATATCAGAAGACTGGCTCCCGATAATTTCCTGCTGGTACCAGGTGTTGGTGCTCAGGGTGGAAGTCTGGCAGATGTTTGTGAATACGGTCTGAATAAAGAGTGCGGTTTACTGGTTAATTCAGCCAGAGGAATTATTTATGCTAGTAACGGAGAGGATTTTGCCGATCGTGCCAGAGAAGAAGCTTTGAAATTACAACAAGAGATGGAGCAGATTTTAGCATCTGCTAAATTGATATGA
- a CDS encoding DMT family transporter, with product MTQKTDLKLIGALLAVAVVWGTTYLGIRVAVETIPPWFVAAMRQSLASLLLLIILIRKKDLIWKGWPYFRRQMVLSTLMIVMANGMTTVAEQTIPSGLTSLLNALNPLVVFIACVLVGLQKPSWRGFLGVIIGFLGVAFIFREGISELLDPNYKTGIMFLCFAISGWTIGTVYAKKNNHKSDHIFLDLFYQFAFSAIVQFILAFMFSDDIAVGNWSSRSLIAVAYLAVFGSVFTFFCYHYALKRVTATEVSILTYFNTVIALFLGWLILDEVITIDILIATVLIILGVFITNYKKQKTKVSL from the coding sequence ATGACCCAAAAAACAGATTTAAAACTCATTGGAGCTTTATTAGCTGTTGCCGTTGTTTGGGGAACAACTTATCTTGGAATCAGGGTGGCAGTGGAAACCATTCCACCCTGGTTCGTTGCCGCGATGAGGCAAAGCCTTGCTTCCCTTCTCCTGTTAATTATCCTGATCCGGAAAAAAGATCTGATATGGAAAGGCTGGCCATATTTCAGACGCCAGATGGTGTTATCTACATTGATGATCGTAATGGCAAACGGAATGACTACCGTGGCTGAACAAACCATTCCGAGCGGACTTACCTCTCTGTTAAATGCGCTGAATCCATTGGTGGTATTTATCGCCTGTGTACTTGTAGGTTTGCAGAAACCTTCCTGGAGAGGATTTTTGGGGGTGATAATTGGTTTTCTTGGTGTGGCGTTTATCTTCAGGGAAGGCATCAGTGAGTTGCTGGACCCTAACTATAAAACAGGAATTATGTTCCTTTGTTTTGCCATTAGCGGCTGGACGATTGGTACCGTTTATGCAAAAAAGAACAACCATAAATCCGATCATATTTTTCTTGACTTATTTTATCAGTTTGCGTTCTCTGCAATAGTTCAGTTCATTCTGGCTTTTATGTTTTCCGATGATATCGCTGTCGGAAACTGGTCATCACGTAGTCTCATCGCAGTAGCTTATCTGGCTGTTTTTGGCTCGGTATTTACTTTTTTCTGCTACCACTACGCCCTTAAAAGAGTAACCGCTACAGAGGTGTCTATCCTGACCTATTTTAATACCGTGATTGCTTTATTTCTGGGATGGCTCATTCTGGATGAGGTCATTACCATTGATATTCTGATTGCCACAGTATTGATTATTCTTGGGGTCTTTATTACGAATTATAAAAAGCAAAAAACAAAAGTCTCTTTGTGA
- a CDS encoding DUF2851 family protein: MDFSENFLHFIWQFQLYKTLDLFCVDGERLRILNPGISNKNAGPDFNRAKLSIGGITWIGDVEIHIKSSDWLLHGHQKDPAYDSVILHVVYQYDLPVYRKDGSVLPVLVLEKLFPEQLLDHYDQLINSINKFPCEKQIREINSVVINGFLSRMMVERLEQKSAQVFDKLARLAGDWEATFYYFMAKSFGFKVNEIPFELLVSALPLQVLRKHLNNALQVEALLFGQAGFLSGSFKDEYPRKLKKEYLFLQKKYGLKPIGPGAWKFLRMRPQNFPTLRLAQFCGLMIKSDRLFSRMLDIEHLPDLVKLLENLQVNPYWLSHYHFRKETKKVRLQLGTRSVHHLIINAICVFLFSYGKYVDQPQFISRAINLLEQMPAENNAIIGWYRASGIVVDNAFFSQALLQLNKYYCAQKKCLNCGIGIKILNK, translated from the coding sequence ATGGACTTTTCTGAAAACTTTCTGCATTTTATTTGGCAATTCCAGCTATACAAAACATTGGATTTATTTTGTGTCGATGGAGAGCGGTTGCGAATACTGAATCCAGGCATTTCTAATAAAAATGCAGGACCTGACTTTAATCGTGCTAAACTTTCAATAGGAGGGATTACCTGGATTGGCGATGTTGAAATTCATATCAAATCCTCTGATTGGTTGCTACACGGACATCAAAAGGATCCGGCTTATGACTCGGTAATTTTACATGTTGTTTATCAATATGATTTGCCGGTTTACAGGAAAGACGGGAGCGTACTTCCGGTATTGGTATTGGAAAAGCTGTTTCCAGAACAGCTTTTAGACCATTATGATCAATTGATTAATTCTATAAACAAATTCCCTTGTGAAAAGCAGATAAGGGAAATAAATTCTGTTGTTATCAACGGCTTTTTATCCAGAATGATGGTAGAACGTTTAGAGCAAAAGTCGGCCCAGGTCTTTGATAAGCTGGCGAGGCTGGCCGGGGATTGGGAGGCAACTTTTTATTATTTCATGGCTAAGAGTTTTGGGTTTAAGGTAAATGAAATTCCCTTTGAGCTTTTGGTAAGCGCTCTGCCACTTCAGGTGCTTAGAAAACATCTGAACAATGCTTTACAGGTAGAAGCCCTTCTGTTTGGTCAGGCCGGCTTTTTATCCGGATCTTTTAAAGATGAATATCCGCGGAAGTTAAAAAAGGAATACCTTTTCCTTCAAAAGAAATATGGTTTAAAACCAATAGGGCCCGGAGCATGGAAGTTTTTAAGAATGAGGCCGCAGAATTTCCCGACACTGAGATTGGCACAGTTTTGTGGATTAATGATAAAGTCTGATCGTCTATTTTCCAGGATGCTGGATATTGAACATTTGCCTGATCTGGTTAAGCTATTGGAAAATCTGCAGGTTAATCCTTATTGGCTTAGTCATTATCATTTTAGAAAGGAGACAAAAAAGGTGAGATTACAGTTGGGGACCAGATCTGTCCATCATTTGATTATCAATGCCATTTGTGTATTCCTGTTCTCTTACGGAAAATATGTAGATCAACCTCAGTTCATCAGTCGTGCGATAAATCTTTTAGAGCAAATGCCTGCTGAAAATAACGCAATTATAGGCTGGTACAGGGCTTCAGGCATTGTTGTTGACAATGCTTTTTTCTCTCAGGCATTGCTTCAGTTAAATAAATACTATTGTGCTCAAAAAAAATGCTTAAATTGTGGTATCGGAATCAAGATATTAAACAAATAA
- a CDS encoding PspC domain-containing protein — MFQRIITFFEKQSFGVCTYLAERLNMSIGKIRLFFIYSSFLAIGFPIIFYILAALVLDVRHYIKKIRLRIWDAD, encoded by the coding sequence ATGTTCCAACGAATCATTACATTTTTTGAAAAGCAGAGTTTTGGGGTATGTACCTATCTTGCAGAACGATTGAATATGTCAATCGGCAAAATAAGGTTGTTTTTTATATACTCTTCATTCTTAGCCATAGGTTTTCCTATCATATTTTATATCCTTGCGGCTTTAGTACTGGATGTGAGACATTATATCAAAAAGATCAGATTACGGATTTGGGATGCTGACTAA
- a CDS encoding ankyrin repeat domain-containing protein, translating into MDISQLETFIETDKKQEISDLLTRHPELTTKETSHGVSPLLLACYYKKPIIAAVIAGFSKNISLFEACALGKFQETSDLLDQHPDLVNSFSKDGFTPLGLAAYFGHEEITRLLISRGASVNTAANNGFNVFPIHSAVAAKSYNITKMLLEAGAEVNVKQQAGFTALHAAAQTGNIELIILLLEYSADLNVRMEGGKLPADLAEEKGFPEIAAILKI; encoded by the coding sequence ATGGACATCTCTCAGCTTGAAACATTCATAGAAACAGATAAAAAACAAGAGATTTCTGATTTGCTAACCAGGCATCCGGAACTGACAACAAAGGAAACCAGTCATGGGGTATCTCCTCTTTTGCTTGCATGTTATTATAAAAAACCGATCATTGCAGCTGTAATTGCAGGTTTTTCAAAAAACATCAGTCTTTTTGAAGCATGCGCTCTGGGGAAATTTCAGGAAACTTCTGATCTCCTTGACCAACATCCTGATCTGGTTAACTCCTTCTCCAAAGATGGCTTTACTCCTCTTGGATTAGCAGCTTATTTCGGACATGAAGAAATTACAAGATTATTAATTTCCAGAGGGGCTTCGGTAAATACAGCGGCAAATAATGGTTTCAATGTATTCCCTATTCATTCTGCGGTTGCCGCTAAAAGTTACAACATTACCAAAATGCTTTTAGAGGCAGGAGCGGAAGTAAATGTGAAACAACAAGCTGGATTTACTGCCTTACATGCAGCTGCGCAAACTGGAAATATAGAGCTTATTATCCTGTTACTTGAATATTCCGCAGACTTAAATGTGCGTATGGAAGGTGGAAAACTACCTGCTGACCTCGCTGAAGAAAAAGGTTTTCCGGAAATCGCCGCAATACTTAAGATTTAG